A single Polyodon spathula isolate WHYD16114869_AA chromosome 6, ASM1765450v1, whole genome shotgun sequence DNA region contains:
- the vegfab gene encoding vascular endothelial growth factor Ab isoform X2: MNFILSLLNIVLAVLLYISTVKTAHIPGDGERKPNEVIKFLEVYERSYCRTIETLVDIFQEYPDEVEYIFKPSCVPLMRCAGCCSDESLECVPKETHNVTMEIMKIKPHHSQHIGMMSFTEHSTCECRPKKDVKEKEKKCEKPRR; this comes from the exons ATGAACTTTATTCTGAGCTTACTAAATATTGTTTTGGCTGTTCTTCTATATATTTCAACTGTGAAG ACGGCTCACATAcctggagatggagagaggaaaCCTAATGAAG tTATTAAGTTTTTGGAGGTCTACGAGAGAAGCTATTGTCGGACAATAGAGACCTTAGTAGACATCTTCCAGGAGTATCCTGATGAAGTAGAGTACATTTTCAAGCCTTCATGCGTACCACTCATGAGATGTGCGGGCTGCTGTAGTGATGAAAGTTTAGAGTGCGTGCCGAAAGAAACACACAATGTAACTATGGAG ATAATGAAAATCAAACCACATCATAGTCAACATATAGGAATGATGAGTTTCACAGAACACAGTACATGTGAATGCAG aCCAAAGAAAGAtgtcaaagaaaaagaaaaaaa GTGTGAAAAGCCAAGGAGATGA
- the vegfab gene encoding vascular endothelial growth factor Ab isoform X1, whose amino-acid sequence MNFILSLLNIVLAVLLYISTVKTAHIPGDGERKPNEVIKFLEVYERSYCRTIETLVDIFQEYPDEVEYIFKPSCVPLMRCAGCCSDESLECVPKETHNVTMEIMKIKPHHSQHIGMMSFTEHSTCECRPKKDVKEKEKNHCEPCSERRKHLFVQDLHTCKCSCKFTHLRCKSRQLELNERTCRCEKPRR is encoded by the exons ATGAACTTTATTCTGAGCTTACTAAATATTGTTTTGGCTGTTCTTCTATATATTTCAACTGTGAAG ACGGCTCACATAcctggagatggagagaggaaaCCTAATGAAG tTATTAAGTTTTTGGAGGTCTACGAGAGAAGCTATTGTCGGACAATAGAGACCTTAGTAGACATCTTCCAGGAGTATCCTGATGAAGTAGAGTACATTTTCAAGCCTTCATGCGTACCACTCATGAGATGTGCGGGCTGCTGTAGTGATGAAAGTTTAGAGTGCGTGCCGAAAGAAACACACAATGTAACTATGGAG ATAATGAAAATCAAACCACATCATAGTCAACATATAGGAATGATGAGTTTCACAGAACACAGTACATGTGAATGCAG aCCAAAGAAAGAtgtcaaagaaaaagaaaaaaa CCACTGTGAGCCTTGCTCAGAGAGAAGAAAACACTTGTTTGTACAGGATCTACACACCTGTAAATGTTCCTGCAAATTCACACATTTGCGTTGCAAGTCCAGGCAGCTTGAGTTAAACGAAAGAACTTGCAG GTGTGAAAAGCCAAGGAGATGA